A window of Candidatus Kinetoplastibacterium crithidii (ex Angomonas deanei ATCC 30255) contains these coding sequences:
- a CDS encoding mechanosensitive ion channel family protein: MKLDEIIRMIEFYIPTLGLIKIISCLFCLIIISFVVQWGISRLLVWLTNKVINIDGYGKWHHELYRYNVYKNILRSVPFFVISEGIKFVYHIGNIAEYISRFASAIIWIYIFAALIGLLSVIQSIYSARARSIKVYIQVGKLLLIVIGIVLVLSVLINRSPLWMISGLGALSAVLLLVFKDTLLSLVAGTQLTTNDMLRIGDWIEMPQSNADGYVRDIALHTVKIQNWDNTVTTVPTYKLFAESYRNYRQMFESGGRRIKRVIYIDISSIKIMNKVEITELMKISLLSNYLELNHKDQDHFMNISLFRYYITAFLKSHDELRQDMPMLVRMMEQKSEGIPIEIYCFTALTAWVEHERIQGEIFDHINSMIYKFQLRLYQKPSMHNFMQCD, encoded by the coding sequence ATGAAGCTTGATGAGATAATTAGAATGATTGAGTTTTATATTCCTACATTAGGATTAATTAAAATAATTTCATGTTTATTTTGTTTAATTATTATTTCATTTGTAGTGCAATGGGGTATATCTCGTTTATTAGTTTGGTTAACAAATAAAGTTATTAATATTGATGGTTATGGAAAGTGGCATCATGAATTATATAGATACAACGTGTATAAGAACATCTTGCGTTCTGTGCCTTTTTTTGTTATTTCTGAAGGAATTAAATTTGTCTATCATATTGGAAATATAGCTGAATATATTTCTAGATTTGCTAGTGCTATTATATGGATTTATATATTTGCTGCTCTTATCGGGTTATTAAGTGTTATTCAAAGCATATATTCTGCTAGAGCTAGATCTATTAAAGTGTATATACAGGTAGGTAAGCTACTATTAATAGTTATAGGTATAGTTTTGGTATTATCTGTTCTTATAAATCGTTCTCCATTGTGGATGATTTCTGGGTTAGGTGCTTTATCTGCTGTTCTTTTACTTGTGTTTAAAGATACTCTCTTGTCTTTAGTAGCAGGCACTCAATTAACAACAAATGATATGCTTAGGATAGGAGATTGGATTGAAATGCCTCAATCTAATGCTGATGGTTATGTTAGAGATATAGCTTTACACACTGTAAAGATCCAAAATTGGGATAATACGGTTACTACTGTGCCTACTTATAAATTATTTGCAGAAAGTTATCGTAATTATAGACAAATGTTTGAATCTGGTGGGAGGAGAATAAAAAGGGTTATATATATAGATATATCCAGTATTAAAATTATGAATAAGGTTGAAATTACTGAATTAATGAAAATATCTTTATTATCTAATTATTTAGAATTAAACCATAAAGATCAAGATCATTTTATGAATATATCTTTGTTTAGATATTATATAACTGCTTTTTTAAAAAGTCATGATGAGTTGCGACAAGATATGCCTATGTTGGTTAGAATGATGGAACAAAAATCTGAAGGTATTCCTATAGAAATATATTGTTTTACTGCATTAACAGCATGGGTCGAACATGAGCGTATACAAGGAGAAATCTTTGATCATATTAATTCTATGATATATAAATTTCAATTGCGTCTTTATCAAAAACCATCAATGCATAATTTTATGCAATGTGATTAG